A DNA window from Polyodon spathula isolate WHYD16114869_AA chromosome 18, ASM1765450v1, whole genome shotgun sequence contains the following coding sequences:
- the aanat2 gene encoding arylalkylamine N-acetyltransferase 2: MVSQGLKMAQQQMINSPFLKPFFLKPPMCHPSHSRQRRHTLPASEFRNLTPQDAISVFEIEREAFVSVSGECPLTLKEVLNFLGQCPQLSLGWFEEGQLVAFIIGSGWDKERLLQDAMTTHIPETPTVHIHVLSVHRHCRQQGKGSVLLWRYLQYLRCLPGLRRALLICEEFLVPFYRKAGFKEKGPSAITVAQMSFTEMEYVLGGAAFERRNSGC; the protein is encoded by the exons AT GGTCTCTCAAGGTCTCAAGATGGCCCAGCAGCAGATGATCAACTCTCCCTTCCTCAAGCCCTTCTTCCTGAAGCCCCCGATGTGCCACCCGAGTCACAGCCGCCAGCGCAGACACACCCTCCCCGCCAGTGAATTCAGGAACCTCACTCCTCAGGACGCCATCAGTGTCTTCGAGATCGAGAGGGAAG CCTTCGTGTCGGTTTCGGGGGAGTGCCCCCTCACGCTGAAGGAGGTCTTGAACTTCCTGGGTCAGTGTCCTCAGCTGTCCCTGGGATGGTTTGAGGAGGGGCAGCTCGTCGCCTTCATCATTGGCTCCGGCTGGGACAAGGAGAGGCTTTTGCAG GATGCCATGACAACCCATATTCCTGAAACTCCCACAGTCCACATCCACGTGCTGTCGGTGCACCGACACTGCCGTCAGCAGGGCAAGGGCTCAGTCCTCCTGTGGCGCTACCTGCAGTACCTGCGCTGCCTGCCTGGCCTGCGCCGTGCCCTGCTCATCTGCGAGGAGTTTCTGGTGCCATTCTACCGCAAGGCTGGCTTCAAGGAGAAAGGCCCCTCTGCCATCACTGTTGCCCAGATGAGTTTCACCGAGATGGAGTACGTGCTGGGGGGAGCAGCCTTTGAGCGCAGGAACAGCGGCTGCTAG